Below is a window of Cytophaga hutchinsonii ATCC 33406 DNA.
CGGGTACCCCGGCATATTTTTCTTGACAATGCTTTTTTAGAACACGCCTATCAGGATAAAGCTTTTCCAATTGGTGATGGACAAACCATTTCTCAACCCTATACGGTTGCCTCTCAGACAAGCTTGCTGAAGCTGAGTCCGGGAATGAAAGTACTTGAAATCGGTACAGGTTCCGGTTATCAATGTTCTGTTCTTCTTGAAATGGGTGTAAATGTTTTTACCATTGAATACCATAAAAGTCTGTTTGAGAAATCAAAAAAAATGCTTCAGTCGCTTGGCTACAAAGCTCAGTTCTTTTGCGGAGACGGCAGCGAAGGTTTAGCGCGCTTCGGCCCGTATGACCGTATACTTGCTACTGCCGGCGCACCGTATGTGCCGCAAAAGTTATTGGAACAGTTAAAAGTTGGCGGCATATTGGTTATTCCGGTTGGAGATCAGAAAACACAAAAAATGCTGCGCCTCACTAAAGTAACTGAAAAAGAAATCACACAAGAAGAGTGCGGCGACTTCCGTTTTGTACCATTGGTAGGCAAAGACGGCTGGAACGCTAAAACAAATAAATTATGAATCCCCAGGCAAGACATCCGAGTGAATCTATGGTGATAAAATCTGAATTGGTTTT
It encodes the following:
- a CDS encoding protein-L-isoaspartate(D-aspartate) O-methyltransferase, which encodes MEDSYLHKGLRRKLIKILRDKGIQDELVLQAIDRVPRHIFLDNAFLEHAYQDKAFPIGDGQTISQPYTVASQTSLLKLSPGMKVLEIGTGSGYQCSVLLEMGVNVFTIEYHKSLFEKSKKMLQSLGYKAQFFCGDGSEGLARFGPYDRILATAGAPYVPQKLLEQLKVGGILVIPVGDQKTQKMLRLTKVTEKEITQEECGDFRFVPLVGKDGWNAKTNKL